One genomic window of Streptomonospora nanhaiensis includes the following:
- a CDS encoding sensor histidine kinase, which translates to MDAGRARRLAGDIGFGAVSAGALAFQASQIAAIWGGGYWRLGLAAGTAVGVITLMRRRDRARAAFAGLAVAMAAVWIAWWAGLPAEPNPAMALGLSVLVASAVRTLPLRSAAAVGAAGAAVAAGGLAAALTSASAEAVAQLNCAGWLAALAAGLGLRLLDARNRALTEKARRDVRMELARELHDVVAHHIAGIVLLAQAAPIAARRDPAAADASFAEIEAVGTEALDATRRVVGLLRDTDDTQPFTSGLESLRDLVERFSGRGPAVRLRLPGGEAEWAPEVASTVYRVVQESLTNVARHAPHAASVLVSVEQDGASVAVEVADDAPPTRAGGHSRRGGYGLVGMRERVEALGGRVQAGPRPGGGWSVRATLPLPARSGR; encoded by the coding sequence CGGCGGCTCGCGGGCGACATCGGGTTCGGCGCGGTCTCCGCCGGGGCGCTCGCGTTCCAGGCGTCGCAGATCGCGGCGATCTGGGGCGGCGGCTACTGGCGGCTCGGCCTGGCGGCCGGGACCGCGGTGGGCGTGATCACGCTGATGCGCCGGCGCGACCGGGCGCGGGCGGCGTTCGCCGGGCTCGCCGTGGCGATGGCCGCCGTGTGGATCGCGTGGTGGGCCGGGCTGCCCGCCGAGCCCAACCCGGCCATGGCGCTGGGCCTGTCCGTCCTCGTGGCCTCGGCGGTGCGGACCCTGCCGCTCCGCTCGGCCGCCGCCGTCGGCGCGGCCGGGGCCGCCGTGGCGGCCGGCGGGCTGGCGGCCGCGCTCACCTCGGCCTCCGCCGAGGCCGTGGCGCAGCTGAACTGCGCGGGGTGGCTCGCCGCCCTCGCGGCCGGCCTGGGCCTGCGGCTGCTCGACGCCCGGAACCGGGCCCTCACCGAGAAGGCGCGCCGCGACGTGCGCATGGAGCTGGCCCGGGAGCTGCACGACGTCGTCGCCCACCACATCGCCGGGATCGTGCTGCTGGCCCAGGCCGCCCCGATCGCCGCGCGCCGCGACCCCGCGGCGGCCGACGCCTCCTTCGCCGAGATCGAGGCCGTGGGCACCGAGGCGCTGGACGCCACGCGCCGCGTCGTGGGGCTGCTGCGCGACACCGACGACACCCAGCCCTTCACCTCCGGCCTCGAAAGCCTCCGGGACCTGGTCGAGCGCTTCAGCGGGCGCGGCCCCGCCGTGCGCCTGCGGCTGCCCGGCGGCGAGGCGGAGTGGGCCCCCGAGGTGGCCAGCACGGTCTACCGCGTCGTGCAGGAGTCGCTCACCAACGTCGCCCGCCACGCCCCCCACGCCGCGTCCGTCCTGGTCAGCGTCGAACAGGACGGCGCCTCGGTCGCGGTCGAGGTGGCCGACGACGCCCCGCCGACCCGGGCGGGCGGCCACTCCCGGCGCGGCGGGTACGGCCTGGTGGGGATGCGCGAACGGGTCGAGGCCC